One region of Spirochaetota bacterium genomic DNA includes:
- a CDS encoding aldehyde dehydrogenase family protein: protein MKAHDKLYINGAWVAPIGRDTVDVINPCTEEPIAKVSMGGAEDVDRAVAAAREAFTSWSRTTVSERASFLSKIAKAMAARQAEIGDTIAREMGMPVQLARAIQAGLPIAVLNSFVPILEKYEFEYAMGRTQIVKEPIGVCGFITPWNYPMHQVIGKVAPALAAGCTMVLKPSQLAPLNSYMLAEIMEEVGLPAGVFNLVVGAGSKVGSALASHRDVDMVSLTGSTQSGTLVAQAAAETIKRVTLELGGKSANIILDDADFQKAVSKGVYSSFLNSGQTCISLSRMLVPTDKQKEAAEIAKATVAAMKMGDAFEEGVYLGPMVDENQRLSVLRYIRSGIKEGATLVCGGPELPDHPEKGYFVRPTVFADVRPDMTIAQEEIFGPVLSIIPCKSEEEAIEIANDSVYGLSGCVWSGDLERARRVAKRIRTGQVFINDSIFDVDAPAGGYKQSGIGRERSKYGLEEYLEIKAIVGHNPPKPA from the coding sequence ATGAAGGCGCATGACAAGCTCTATATAAACGGCGCATGGGTGGCCCCCATCGGCAGGGACACCGTCGATGTCATCAATCCCTGCACGGAGGAGCCCATCGCGAAGGTGTCCATGGGCGGCGCCGAGGACGTCGACCGGGCGGTCGCTGCCGCGCGGGAGGCCTTCACATCATGGTCGCGGACGACGGTCTCCGAGCGTGCGTCGTTCCTTTCGAAAATCGCCAAGGCCATGGCCGCGCGCCAGGCCGAGATCGGCGATACCATCGCCAGGGAAATGGGCATGCCCGTGCAGCTGGCGCGGGCGATCCAGGCCGGCCTTCCCATCGCGGTCCTGAACTCCTTCGTTCCGATCCTGGAAAAATACGAGTTTGAATACGCCATGGGCCGCACCCAGATCGTGAAAGAGCCGATCGGAGTGTGCGGGTTTATCACACCGTGGAACTATCCGATGCACCAGGTGATCGGCAAGGTGGCCCCGGCCCTGGCGGCCGGCTGCACCATGGTCCTGAAACCGAGCCAGCTGGCGCCGCTTAACTCCTACATGCTCGCCGAGATCATGGAAGAGGTGGGACTTCCCGCCGGCGTGTTTAACCTCGTGGTCGGCGCGGGATCGAAGGTGGGCAGCGCCCTGGCCTCCCACCGGGACGTCGACATGGTCTCCCTCACCGGGTCCACGCAATCCGGGACGCTGGTCGCCCAGGCCGCGGCCGAGACCATCAAGAGGGTGACCCTCGAGCTCGGCGGCAAATCCGCGAACATCATACTGGACGACGCCGACTTCCAGAAGGCGGTATCCAAGGGCGTGTACAGCAGCTTCCTGAATTCCGGCCAGACCTGCATCTCCCTGAGCAGGATGCTCGTTCCCACTGATAAACAGAAGGAGGCGGCGGAGATAGCGAAGGCGACCGTCGCTGCCATGAAGATGGGCGACGCCTTCGAGGAAGGGGTCTACCTTGGGCCCATGGTGGACGAAAACCAGCGACTGTCGGTCTTGAGATATATCAGGTCCGGGATCAAGGAGGGGGCCACACTGGTGTGCGGCGGTCCCGAGCTCCCGGATCATCCGGAGAAAGGTTATTTCGTCAGGCCAACGGTGTTTGCCGATGTCAGGCCGGATATGACCATCGCCCAGGAGGAGATATTCGGGCCGGTGCTCTCGATCATTCCCTGCAAAAGCGAGGAAGAAGCGATCGAGATCGCCAACGACAGCGTGTACGGTCTTTCCGGGTGCGTCTGGTCCGGCGACCTGGAGAGGGCGCGGCGGGTCGCGAAGAGGATCCGAACCGGGCAGGTATTCATCAATGATTCCATATTCGACGTGGACGCGCCGGCTGGAGGGTACAAGCAGTCCGGCATCGGACGCGAGAGGAGCAAGTACGGTCTCGAGGAGTACCTTGAGATAAAGGCGATAGTGGGACACAATCCGCCGAAACCGGCGTGA
- a CDS encoding ABC transporter ATP-binding protein has translation MITIDRATKQYGALTAVDAVSFEVHKGEYFALLGPNGAGKTTIVKMLLDFTAPTSGQVSIDGVPSHDTAARAGVGYLAENHKIAQHLSGYAYLARCADYIGLSKSEAREQIGSIVEMVGMTGKERDLSRTYSKGMVQRIGLGACLLGKPKVLMLDEPTAGLDPIGIREIRMILENLRKDGMTILLNSHLLSEVEKVCDTAAIIKNGKLLVKDAIASIVRKGENLEDVFVRYVQG, from the coding sequence ATGATTACGATTGACAGAGCCACCAAGCAATACGGCGCCCTGACCGCGGTCGATGCCGTTTCCTTCGAGGTGCATAAAGGCGAATATTTCGCCCTCCTCGGCCCCAACGGCGCGGGAAAAACGACCATCGTCAAGATGCTCCTCGATTTTACCGCGCCGACAAGCGGCCAGGTCTCCATCGACGGGGTCCCTTCCCATGACACCGCCGCACGGGCCGGCGTCGGGTACCTTGCCGAAAATCACAAGATAGCGCAGCACCTGTCGGGATACGCGTACCTGGCCCGCTGCGCCGATTATATCGGGCTTTCCAAATCGGAGGCGAGGGAGCAGATCGGCTCCATCGTCGAAATGGTCGGCATGACGGGCAAGGAACGGGACCTGTCAAGGACCTACAGCAAGGGCATGGTGCAGCGCATCGGCCTGGGGGCGTGCCTCCTGGGAAAACCGAAGGTCCTCATGCTGGACGAGCCGACCGCCGGGCTGGATCCGATCGGCATCCGCGAGATCCGCATGATCCTCGAGAACCTCCGGAAGGACGGCATGACGATCCTCCTGAACTCGCACCTCCTTTCGGAGGTTGAAAAAGTCTGCGACACCGCGGCCATCATCAAAAACGGGAAACTGCTGGTGAAAGACGCCATCGCCTCCATCGTCAGGAAAGGAGAGAACCTGGAAGACGTCTTCGTCCGGTACGTGCAGGGATAA
- a CDS encoding ABC transporter permease subunit has protein sequence MDKLKTILRIAGHTVSDQIRQKSLVVIFVICGFIVLGIRNCYQGDYVINDQQVSAASFALGASKGMFNFVATVAMIIAALLSMRLYKRERSDGTQSAVLSKPVSRYEYIAGKAAGLWAVAFVFMFALHGIIFAIGLAKTGEAVPGFLLASMLCSINILFVVFFVMLLSLYMPDFACFIVISAIGVFGHIGDGVYSIATSDMARGLMEANAAKLPDISVWKVIYLALPKISTVQSFASSFIENNPFDYAGPIHPMINIAVYCAAAIAGLLVLFRKQDIG, from the coding sequence ATGGATAAACTGAAAACAATACTCCGCATCGCCGGTCATACCGTATCCGACCAGATCAGGCAGAAGAGCCTGGTGGTCATATTCGTCATCTGCGGGTTCATTGTCCTCGGGATCAGGAACTGCTACCAGGGCGACTATGTCATCAACGACCAGCAGGTGAGCGCCGCTTCCTTCGCCCTGGGCGCGTCAAAGGGAATGTTCAATTTCGTCGCCACCGTGGCCATGATCATCGCCGCCCTGCTGTCCATGCGCCTGTACAAGCGCGAGCGGAGCGACGGCACCCAGAGCGCCGTTCTGTCGAAGCCGGTCTCGCGGTACGAATATATCGCCGGCAAGGCGGCCGGTCTCTGGGCCGTGGCCTTCGTGTTCATGTTCGCCCTCCACGGGATCATCTTCGCGATCGGGCTGGCCAAGACCGGAGAGGCGGTGCCGGGATTTCTGCTTGCCTCCATGCTCTGTTCAATAAATATACTGTTCGTGGTGTTCTTCGTGATGCTCCTGTCGCTCTACATGCCGGATTTCGCCTGCTTCATCGTCATATCCGCCATCGGCGTCTTCGGCCATATCGGCGACGGCGTCTATTCCATCGCCACCAGCGACATGGCGCGGGGCCTCATGGAAGCGAACGCCGCGAAGCTCCCCGACATATCCGTGTGGAAAGTGATCTACCTGGCGCTGCCCAAGATATCGACGGTCCAATCCTTCGCCTCTTCGTTCATAGAAAACAATCCCTTCGATTACGCCGGCCCCATACACCCGATGATCAACATAGCGGTCTATTGTGCGGCCGCCATCGCGGGCCTGCTGGTCCTGTTCCGGAAGCAGGATATCGGATAA
- a CDS encoding glycerol-3-phosphate dehydrogenase/oxidase, translating into MERFIETYKDEQFDVIVIGGGITGAAVAYDAASRGLSVALVGKGDFGCATSAATSKFIHGGLRYLKTFEFALVRESLRERRIMENIAPNFVYPLACMFTSPSLVINIGLYLYDILAFDKGFTWDKKKKIPNHSSMSRDRALREEPNVKRDGFTGAGIYYDCISICPERLTLAFVKSAEQCGARVANYAKAEDFIITGDGSVAGVVARDLVKNKKYSIRASCTVNCAGPWADEVLGMAKKGDSGHAIQRSEGIHIIVDSRTKTYAVGTMTKKQHFFLIPWRGKTLIGTTDKVYPGSPDGYRVTRRSIEELLDLVNANFGNDDPIRYKDVRFAYGGLRPLVGSDGGDSYTTTRKYEVIDHAAEGLGGLITAEGGKYTTSRNLAEQVLRALEKRLGRKLAKCVTASQRLAGCDIDDVDAFIGKIKRENPDIAPSTMEYLGRHYGTDYSGVAELARKDKKLREPLNADGEILAQVVYAIEHEMAFTLKDILFRRTGIGTLGHPGAKVLNAVADLAAKKLKWSAERKKKELREAEEAFRLPK; encoded by the coding sequence ATGGAACGATTCATCGAAACGTATAAGGACGAACAGTTCGACGTCATCGTCATCGGCGGCGGGATCACCGGCGCGGCCGTGGCCTACGACGCGGCGAGCCGCGGCCTCTCGGTGGCCCTGGTGGGGAAGGGCGATTTCGGCTGCGCCACCTCGGCCGCCACCTCCAAGTTCATTCACGGAGGGCTCCGCTACCTGAAGACCTTCGAGTTCGCCCTGGTGCGGGAGTCGCTCCGGGAGCGGAGGATCATGGAGAACATCGCGCCGAACTTCGTCTATCCCCTGGCCTGCATGTTCACCAGCCCCTCCCTGGTGATAAACATCGGCCTTTATCTTTACGATATCCTGGCCTTCGACAAGGGCTTCACCTGGGACAAGAAGAAAAAGATCCCGAACCATTCCTCCATGTCCCGGGACCGGGCCCTGCGGGAGGAGCCGAACGTGAAGCGTGACGGCTTCACCGGGGCCGGCATCTACTACGACTGCATCAGCATCTGTCCCGAGCGGCTCACCCTGGCCTTTGTCAAGTCCGCGGAGCAGTGCGGGGCCAGGGTGGCCAACTATGCGAAGGCGGAGGATTTCATCATCACCGGGGACGGATCCGTTGCCGGCGTGGTGGCGCGGGACCTCGTTAAAAATAAGAAATACTCGATCAGGGCGTCATGTACCGTCAACTGCGCCGGCCCCTGGGCCGACGAGGTGCTGGGGATGGCGAAGAAGGGTGACAGCGGCCACGCCATCCAGCGCTCCGAGGGTATCCACATCATCGTGGACAGCCGCACGAAGACCTACGCCGTGGGAACCATGACAAAGAAGCAGCACTTCTTCCTGATACCCTGGCGGGGCAAGACCCTCATCGGCACCACGGACAAGGTGTATCCCGGCAGCCCCGACGGGTACCGCGTCACGAGGCGGAGCATCGAGGAGCTCCTTGACCTGGTGAACGCCAACTTCGGCAACGACGATCCGATCCGGTACAAGGATGTGCGGTTCGCCTATGGCGGCCTGCGGCCCCTGGTCGGCTCGGACGGGGGCGACAGCTACACCACCACCAGGAAGTACGAGGTCATTGACCACGCCGCGGAGGGGCTCGGCGGCCTCATCACCGCCGAGGGCGGCAAGTATACCACAAGCCGCAACCTGGCTGAGCAGGTGCTGCGGGCCCTGGAGAAGCGGCTGGGGAGGAAGCTGGCAAAGTGCGTCACCGCGTCCCAAAGGCTCGCCGGGTGCGACATTGACGATGTGGACGCCTTCATCGGGAAGATCAAAAGGGAAAATCCCGACATCGCCCCGTCCACCATGGAATACCTGGGGAGGCACTACGGCACCGATTACAGCGGCGTGGCGGAGCTGGCGCGGAAGGATAAGAAGCTGCGGGAGCCGCTGAACGCAGACGGCGAGATCCTGGCCCAGGTGGTCTATGCCATTGAGCATGAGATGGCCTTCACCCTGAAGGACATCCTGTTCCGGCGGACCGGGATCGGCACACTGGGGCACCCCGGCGCCAAGGTCCTCAATGCCGTGGCCGACCTGGCCGCGAAGAAGCTCAAGTGGAGCGCCGAGAGGAAGAAGAAGGAGCTCCGGGAAGCGGAGGAGGCCTTCAGGCTGCCGAAATGA
- a CDS encoding metallophosphoesterase family protein, producing the protein MKNRFPVLLFALAFVFICSASSSVFNNTSINENLNATGKPDHIVLTWTDDPATTQTISWRGAPAVMEGSVEYSEADGAASERSVAKAHVEFFSTISSDRPGKMNIFSATLRKLKADTRYSYRVANGSVYSPRYTFTTADRDPETAEFLIFGDSQSGNYKNPDYSQWHDTVTKAVALNSKARFFISMGDLVETGQNYIHWDNWFNAAQDVIRTIPMAPVVGNHETYTLKRKSYSTPRYFVSQFKTFRNGPDGLKGQVYSFDYGPAHFSILDSQQEEETPGDDRMLKVQAAWLEKDLRSTGKRWKLVFFHKTPYSHYFLDRNKSVREAFCPVIERHHVDVVFNGHDHVLARTKPMEKDISYDDPKDGTVYYTTGRSGPKYYKIMVPSSVDVFFHNPTDQPCYEAVTVTDKSLRIVARKQDGSVIDDYVIRK; encoded by the coding sequence ATGAAAAACCGGTTCCCCGTATTATTGTTTGCCCTTGCATTTGTTTTTATTTGCAGCGCTTCGTCTTCCGTCTTTAACAATACATCGATCAATGAAAACCTCAACGCCACCGGGAAGCCGGATCATATCGTCTTGACCTGGACCGATGATCCCGCGACGACCCAGACGATCTCATGGCGGGGGGCGCCTGCGGTAATGGAGGGCAGCGTCGAATACAGCGAGGCCGATGGGGCGGCTTCGGAAAGATCCGTTGCCAAAGCCCATGTTGAGTTTTTCTCCACCATATCAAGTGACAGGCCCGGTAAGATGAATATCTTCAGCGCCACCCTCAGGAAGCTCAAGGCGGATACCCGCTATTCATACCGGGTCGCCAACGGAAGCGTGTACAGTCCGCGCTATACCTTCACAACGGCAGACAGGGACCCTGAAACGGCGGAGTTCCTGATTTTCGGCGACAGCCAGAGCGGGAATTACAAAAATCCCGATTATTCCCAGTGGCATGATACGGTGACGAAGGCGGTGGCGCTCAATAGCAAGGCGCGATTCTTTATCAGCATGGGCGACCTGGTTGAAACAGGACAGAATTATATCCATTGGGACAATTGGTTCAATGCGGCGCAGGATGTGATCCGCACGATCCCCATGGCGCCTGTCGTGGGGAACCATGAGACATACACGTTAAAAAGGAAGTCCTATTCCACTCCCCGGTATTTCGTGAGCCAGTTTAAAACGTTCCGGAACGGACCTGATGGTTTGAAAGGACAGGTCTATTCTTTCGATTACGGGCCGGCGCACTTTTCGATACTGGACAGCCAGCAGGAAGAGGAAACTCCCGGCGATGACAGGATGCTGAAGGTGCAGGCGGCATGGCTAGAGAAAGATCTCAGGTCAACCGGCAAGAGGTGGAAGCTGGTTTTTTTCCATAAAACTCCCTATTCCCATTACTTCCTGGACAGGAACAAGAGCGTCAGGGAGGCCTTTTGCCCGGTCATTGAGAGGCATCACGTGGATGTCGTTTTCAACGGCCACGATCATGTCCTTGCCAGGACAAAGCCCATGGAAAAAGATATATCTTACGATGACCCGAAGGACGGCACGGTCTATTACACCACGGGGAGAAGCGGTCCAAAATACTATAAGATCATGGTGCCGTCGTCGGTGGATGTTTTTTTCCATAATCCCACGGACCAGCCCTGCTATGAAGCGGTCACGGTCACTGATAAATCATTGCGTATTGTTGCCCGCAAACAGGATGGGTCTGTAATAGATGATTATGTTATTAGAAAGTGA
- a CDS encoding class I SAM-dependent methyltransferase, translating to MAKPTRSLSLNDKNTVALLDETCLWSAPFGRMLLDEVAYRDKMRFLDIGPGTGFPLIELAQRLYKSEAYGIDPWDAARRRIKAKADLLGLTNVSIVKGKAERLPFDDDFFDLIVSNNGLNNVSDIGRVLEECRRTMKKGARLVFTVNLPGSMKEFYAVFRTVLRRNKMEPLVADVDRHIRSKRLPEKAWMGLLKAHNFRNITSSTDSFSFKFSNAEAIFGHFFMKIAFIPSWEEIVPAKDRKKIFRDIKSDLNALSGKKGCIELTIPMICFNCGK from the coding sequence ATGGCCAAACCAACCAGATCCTTATCCCTAAACGACAAGAACACCGTCGCCCTGCTGGACGAAACATGCCTCTGGTCCGCTCCCTTCGGGCGGATGCTCCTGGACGAGGTCGCCTACAGGGACAAGATGAGGTTTCTCGACATAGGGCCCGGGACCGGTTTTCCCCTCATAGAGCTTGCCCAGCGGCTCTACAAATCTGAAGCCTACGGCATCGATCCCTGGGACGCGGCGCGGAGGCGCATCAAGGCAAAGGCCGATCTCCTGGGATTAACTAATGTCAGCATAGTGAAGGGAAAAGCTGAGCGGCTGCCCTTCGATGATGATTTCTTCGATCTCATCGTTTCGAACAACGGACTGAACAACGTGAGCGACATCGGCCGTGTCCTGGAAGAATGCCGCAGGACCATGAAAAAAGGCGCCCGCCTTGTCTTCACGGTAAACCTGCCCGGATCAATGAAGGAATTTTACGCTGTGTTCAGGACGGTCCTCCGGAGAAACAAGATGGAGCCCCTTGTGGCCGACGTGGACAGGCACATCCGCTCGAAACGACTTCCCGAAAAGGCATGGATGGGATTGCTGAAAGCGCACAACTTCCGGAACATCACTTCCTCCACGGATTCGTTCAGTTTCAAATTCAGCAATGCGGAAGCGATATTCGGTCACTTTTTCATGAAGATCGCCTTTATCCCGAGCTGGGAGGAGATCGTGCCCGCGAAGGATAGGAAAAAAATATTCAGGGATATCAAGTCAGATCTGAACGCTTTGTCCGGAAAGAAAGGATGCATTGAGCTGACCATACCGATGATCTGTTTCAATTGCGGCAAATAG
- a CDS encoding NAD-dependent epimerase/dehydratase family protein produces MEFKGITLVTGAAGFMGSHLVEYLARKGIRVRASARPRKDISFFERLGVEYVAADLTRPETLPPLFAGGVDRIFHLGAICNFSTPYESLYPTNVKGVEEFTGLALKNGVKRYVHVGSTSVYGYYKGTPFREDSPREPRDSYGRSKRDGEDVVWRRIKEGLPAIITRPCTVYGPRCNDGAGKAFSRPTSITAIPGSGAQLLSNVRAEDVAAAVEHLSFLDSAVGQAYNLGEDTHPSLEEALMMASEAFGTKPPKLHLPLWLVKTVARMDGIASARKGRIPDLELDAVRYLYDDYVVDNSKLKSTGYRMIYPDFRESMKQIAEWYRAQEATTKTA; encoded by the coding sequence ATGGAATTTAAGGGCATCACTCTCGTCACCGGCGCGGCCGGGTTCATGGGGAGTCACCTTGTGGAATATCTCGCCCGCAAGGGGATCCGCGTCAGGGCATCGGCGCGGCCCCGGAAGGACATCTCTTTTTTCGAGCGCCTGGGGGTGGAATACGTCGCGGCGGACCTGACCAGGCCCGAGACGCTGCCGCCCCTCTTCGCCGGGGGCGTTGACCGCATTTTTCACCTGGGCGCCATCTGCAATTTTTCCACGCCCTATGAATCGCTCTATCCCACCAATGTGAAGGGCGTCGAGGAGTTCACGGGGCTTGCCCTTAAAAACGGCGTCAAGCGGTATGTCCACGTCGGCTCCACCAGCGTGTACGGCTACTACAAGGGAACGCCCTTCCGGGAGGACTCTCCACGGGAGCCGCGCGATTCCTACGGCCGGAGCAAGCGTGACGGCGAGGATGTCGTGTGGCGCCGCATCAAGGAGGGGCTGCCGGCAATCATCACGAGGCCCTGCACCGTGTATGGCCCCCGGTGCAATGACGGGGCCGGCAAGGCCTTTTCCCGGCCCACCAGCATCACCGCCATACCCGGCAGCGGCGCGCAGCTACTGTCGAATGTCCGCGCCGAGGACGTGGCCGCAGCGGTGGAGCATCTCTCGTTCCTCGATTCGGCCGTGGGGCAGGCCTACAATCTGGGCGAGGACACCCACCCGTCCCTGGAAGAGGCCCTCATGATGGCGTCCGAGGCATTCGGGACCAAACCGCCCAAGCTGCACCTGCCCCTCTGGCTGGTGAAGACCGTGGCCAGGATGGATGGCATCGCGTCGGCGCGCAAGGGCCGCATCCCGGACCTCGAGCTGGACGCGGTGCGCTACCTCTATGACGATTATGTCGTCGATAACAGTAAACTGAAATCCACCGGATACCGTATGATATATCCTGACTTCAGGGAATCCATGAAACAGATAGCAGAATGGTATCGGGCGCAGGAAGCAACTACAAAAACAGCTTAA
- a CDS encoding PadR family transcriptional regulator: MSIKYAILGLLNYTDMHGYRIKEHIEKNFGHMWSANFGQIYPNLKDLEKDGLIAMLEVAPSDDGGPQKKLYSITEKGMDEFLRWLSESPERTMLIRDPFLLKFPFFGFGDTERALEMIDEQIELFEKQLGRRRKNMARWERQGIYSRLLAELGVTQNEMFLEWLRNARSEIEKNASEAVLEKV, translated from the coding sequence ATGTCAATAAAGTACGCGATTTTAGGTCTCCTTAATTACACGGACATGCACGGCTACCGTATCAAGGAGCATATTGAGAAGAATTTCGGCCACATGTGGTCCGCCAATTTCGGACAGATCTATCCTAACCTGAAGGACCTTGAAAAAGATGGACTGATCGCCATGCTCGAGGTGGCGCCCTCCGATGACGGCGGGCCCCAGAAAAAGCTCTATTCGATCACCGAGAAGGGCATGGACGAGTTCTTGCGGTGGCTCTCGGAGTCCCCGGAGCGGACGATGCTGATCAGGGACCCCTTTCTGCTCAAGTTCCCCTTTTTCGGATTCGGCGATACGGAGCGCGCCCTGGAGATGATCGATGAACAGATCGAGCTGTTTGAGAAGCAGCTCGGCCGGCGAAGGAAAAACATGGCCCGCTGGGAGCGGCAGGGGATCTATTCACGGCTCCTCGCGGAGCTCGGCGTCACCCAGAACGAGATGTTCCTGGAATGGCTTCGCAACGCCCGGTCCGAGATAGAGAAGAACGCGTCAGAGGCTGTCCTGGAAAAAGTATAA
- the kdpA gene encoding potassium-transporting ATPase subunit KdpA: MIYDSIAVILLLLLLITLSAPLGKYMSLVFKGERTFMSPVIGPVERFIYRICGIDAAEEMSWKTYALGFIAFNVLGIALLMLLQLLQGMLPLNPQLFPGLSWHLAFNTAVSFVTNTNWQAYGGESTMSYLTQMAGLTVQNFVSAAIGMAAGLALIRGFMRKESGVIGNIWVDLTRSILYVLLPLSIILAIALMSQGVIQNLRPYVEAQTLEGAKQTIPMGPAASQVAIKQLGSNGGGFFNANSAHPFENPTMASNMMELFSILLIPMAFIFMFGYMIKNSKQGRALFAAMLILFIAGLTAIVYAELRPNPALERIGVAAPVNMEGKEIRFGVIWPALWSQSTTATSNGSVNAMHDSFQPLGGLVQMFNIGIGEVIFGGVGVGLIGLLFYVILSMFVAGLMIGRTPEFMGKKFGPFEMAMAMIAMLGPMICMVILSAIAISSRAGLGGLNNPSSHGLSEILYAYTSGHGNNGSAFAGLNANTVFYNVTIGIAMLIGRFATVLPALAVAGSLAGKKVVPESSATFPTTGLLFIIIVISVIFIMGALTFFPVYSLSPILEQLFVNQGTLFRGAL, encoded by the coding sequence ATGATATATGATAGTATTGCCGTTATTCTTCTCTTACTGTTATTGATCACCCTTTCAGCGCCCCTGGGGAAATACATGTCCCTGGTCTTCAAGGGCGAGCGCACCTTCATGAGCCCGGTCATAGGGCCAGTCGAACGCTTTATATATCGTATATGCGGCATCGATGCTGCGGAAGAGATGTCATGGAAAACGTACGCCCTGGGGTTCATCGCGTTCAATGTATTGGGCATCGCGCTCCTGATGCTGCTCCAGCTCCTGCAGGGAATGCTTCCCCTGAATCCGCAGCTCTTTCCCGGCCTGTCGTGGCACCTGGCGTTCAATACGGCCGTATCTTTCGTGACGAACACGAACTGGCAGGCCTACGGCGGCGAATCGACCATGAGCTACCTTACGCAGATGGCGGGGCTCACGGTGCAGAATTTCGTATCCGCCGCCATCGGCATGGCCGCCGGCCTCGCCCTTATCCGGGGCTTCATGCGCAAGGAAAGCGGGGTTATCGGCAACATCTGGGTCGATCTCACGCGATCCATCCTTTATGTTCTTCTTCCGCTTTCGATCATTCTGGCCATAGCGCTCATGTCCCAGGGCGTCATACAGAACCTGCGCCCCTATGTGGAGGCGCAGACCCTCGAAGGGGCAAAACAGACAATCCCCATGGGGCCGGCCGCGTCACAGGTGGCCATCAAGCAGCTCGGCTCCAACGGCGGCGGATTCTTCAACGCCAATTCAGCCCATCCCTTTGAGAACCCCACCATGGCGTCGAACATGATGGAGCTCTTCTCGATTCTCCTGATACCGATGGCCTTCATCTTCATGTTCGGTTACATGATCAAAAACTCGAAACAGGGACGGGCCCTCTTCGCCGCGATGCTTATCCTTTTCATCGCCGGACTCACCGCCATCGTGTACGCGGAACTGCGCCCCAATCCCGCCCTTGAGAGAATCGGTGTCGCCGCGCCGGTCAACATGGAAGGGAAAGAGATCAGGTTCGGGGTGATATGGCCGGCGTTATGGAGCCAGTCCACCACGGCAACCTCCAACGGCTCGGTCAACGCCATGCATGACAGCTTCCAGCCCCTGGGGGGGCTGGTCCAGATGTTCAACATCGGCATAGGCGAGGTCATTTTCGGCGGCGTGGGCGTCGGTCTCATAGGCCTGCTCTTTTACGTGATCCTGTCCATGTTCGTAGCCGGGCTCATGATCGGGAGGACACCTGAATTCATGGGAAAGAAATTCGGACCCTTCGAGATGGCCATGGCGATGATAGCCATGCTCGGGCCGATGATATGCATGGTGATCCTGTCCGCCATCGCCATCTCGAGCAGGGCCGGCCTCGGGGGCCTCAACAACCCCTCGTCCCACGGCCTCTCCGAGATACTCTACGCGTACACATCGGGCCATGGCAACAACGGATCGGCCTTCGCCGGCCTCAACGCCAACACGGTATTTTACAACGTGACGATCGGCATCGCGATGCTCATCGGCCGCTTCGCCACGGTGCTGCCGGCCCTGGCCGTCGCCGGCTCCCTTGCGGGGAAAAAAGTCGTTCCTGAAAGCAGCGCGACCTTTCCGACCACGGGGCTCCTGTTCATTATCATCGTCATCAGCGTTATTTTCATCATGGGGGCCCTGACCTTCTTCCCGGTATACTCACTGAGCCCGATCCTGGAACAGCTATTCGTTAACCAGGGCACATTGTTCCGAGGTGCGTTATGA
- a CDS encoding L-2-amino-thiazoline-4-carboxylic acid hydrolase: MKISEKQLNGLSQVSFARMDGAWFMAVARKFGIDAAWEMDVAAWKQFSYVMGKHIRKNILPDPVWPDSFLDAMEIFMSILGITNRTVDMEDGAIRVRVSDCDIQKGIAKAGIADCGIVTVETYTGMARGLFGKETDIEVVHAKNLNRGDDCCEVVIKGAFKN; this comes from the coding sequence ATGAAGATTTCTGAAAAGCAGCTCAATGGCCTGTCACAGGTATCCTTCGCGCGGATGGACGGCGCCTGGTTCATGGCCGTGGCCAGGAAGTTCGGCATTGACGCAGCCTGGGAAATGGATGTGGCGGCGTGGAAGCAGTTTTCCTACGTGATGGGGAAGCACATCAGGAAGAACATCTTGCCCGATCCTGTCTGGCCTGACAGTTTCCTGGACGCCATGGAAATCTTCATGAGCATTCTTGGCATAACAAACCGGACCGTCGACATGGAGGACGGCGCAATCCGTGTACGGGTAAGCGACTGCGATATTCAGAAGGGCATCGCCAAGGCGGGGATAGCCGACTGCGGCATCGTCACCGTGGAAACCTATACGGGAATGGCCCGCGGGCTTTTCGGCAAAGAGACCGATATCGAGGTCGTTCACGCGAAAAACCTGAACCGGGGAGATGATTGCTGCGAGGTGGTCATTAAGGGCGCATTTAAGAACTGA